A region of Micromonospora chokoriensis DNA encodes the following proteins:
- a CDS encoding putative bifunctional diguanylate cyclase/phosphodiesterase — protein MASSHRRDDGTDRRLRLLVGPLVVAATIVALASLRLTFPAAEAPTPDGATLVTLTAMIALGAFVKARVRVRSTVHLISWSEAAIVIAAAVAPVPWVVLCTCIGITIASARLPAIKLAFGVGKNILVAAGVGITFALLDWTWPAMQAPKLVGILAVAYLLAAFLDELLAIPVIALASGTRIASQFRSNLDLRLAGYAVRFVVAALTLLTLQLDPRLMLAVPPLVLSLHLAYAARIRGRTEQQAWQRLARTTDALNVVDLDTVLTTAVTQAAELFSADEVEIELRDGGRTVRGGTGGITFDGPTGTPTTVDGTIVPTPLEGHDRTIDIGVLRLRFHGPVQLSERERYTLRTFASALCTAVRNAQAYAELARVANEHAYAAAHDALTDLANRRQLLDEGTEQLSARHADGVTALVLIDLNHFKEVNDTLGHAAGDQVLVQVAGRLRGAAQPTDLVARLGGDEFAVLLRGLPAPAVAAHRAETLLAALHEPFELDGMRISVEASGGISVAPSSGGMAELLRRADVAMYQAKRAGQRTATYAATRDTADLGRLTLGGDLPRAVADHEFVVNFQPIVDLGTGEVTSAEALARWHHPTHGMIDPLRFLEAVERSGLLPAFAEAILDQALIAAARWRDAGFDVPVAVNVSPRSLLDARFPGSVLARLRAHELPPDRLVLELTETLTLSQLDVVDRVLGRLRDEGVRLALDDFGTGYSSLSLLSRIPVHELKIDRSFVTTMDSSAEAAAVIRSTLDLGRSLDLDVVAEGVESEPQRRALWELGCVAGQGHLFARPMPAGTLLAAMQRGSGGRPGALAAPLHDAGAVIRLSQNRRQGGRSRTDRLPHLPA, from the coding sequence GTGGCCTCTTCACACCGACGCGATGACGGGACCGATCGACGGCTACGGCTGCTCGTCGGTCCCCTCGTCGTTGCCGCCACGATCGTCGCGCTCGCCTCTCTGAGGCTGACCTTCCCCGCAGCCGAAGCTCCGACACCCGACGGAGCGACCCTCGTGACGCTGACCGCCATGATCGCCCTGGGTGCGTTCGTCAAGGCACGAGTGCGTGTCCGGTCCACGGTGCACCTGATCAGTTGGAGCGAGGCGGCGATCGTCATCGCGGCTGCCGTCGCTCCAGTTCCCTGGGTGGTGCTCTGCACCTGCATCGGCATCACTATCGCCTCAGCCCGTCTGCCCGCCATCAAGCTGGCTTTCGGCGTCGGCAAGAACATCCTCGTCGCGGCCGGCGTCGGCATCACCTTCGCGCTGCTCGACTGGACCTGGCCCGCCATGCAGGCCCCGAAACTGGTCGGGATCCTGGCGGTGGCGTACCTTCTCGCTGCCTTCCTCGACGAGTTGCTGGCGATCCCGGTGATCGCGCTCGCCTCCGGCACCAGGATCGCGTCCCAGTTCCGAAGCAACCTCGACCTTCGTCTGGCCGGCTACGCCGTCCGGTTCGTGGTGGCCGCCCTGACCCTGCTCACCCTCCAACTGGACCCCCGCCTCATGCTCGCGGTTCCGCCCCTGGTCCTGAGCCTGCACCTGGCCTACGCCGCGCGCATCCGGGGCCGCACCGAACAGCAGGCGTGGCAGCGGCTCGCCCGCACCACCGACGCGCTCAACGTGGTCGACCTGGACACCGTCCTCACCACCGCCGTCACCCAGGCCGCCGAGCTGTTCTCCGCCGACGAGGTCGAGATCGAGCTGCGCGACGGTGGTCGCACCGTACGCGGCGGCACCGGCGGCATCACCTTCGACGGCCCGACCGGCACGCCCACCACCGTCGACGGCACGATCGTCCCGACCCCGCTGGAGGGACACGACCGGACCATCGACATCGGCGTCCTCCGACTGCGCTTCCACGGCCCGGTGCAACTCTCCGAGCGGGAGCGGTACACCCTGCGTACCTTCGCCTCCGCGCTCTGCACGGCCGTGCGCAACGCCCAGGCGTACGCCGAACTCGCCCGGGTCGCCAACGAACACGCGTACGCGGCGGCACACGACGCGCTGACCGACCTGGCCAACCGTCGGCAACTCCTCGACGAGGGCACCGAGCAGTTGAGCGCCCGGCACGCCGACGGGGTGACCGCGCTGGTGCTGATCGACCTCAACCACTTCAAGGAGGTCAACGACACCCTCGGGCACGCCGCCGGCGACCAGGTGCTGGTGCAGGTCGCCGGCCGCTTGCGGGGCGCAGCCCAGCCCACCGACCTGGTGGCCCGCCTCGGCGGCGACGAGTTCGCCGTACTCCTGCGAGGGCTTCCGGCACCGGCGGTGGCCGCGCACCGGGCCGAGACGCTGCTCGCCGCCCTGCATGAGCCCTTCGAGCTGGACGGCATGCGGATCAGCGTGGAGGCCAGCGGCGGAATCTCCGTCGCCCCGTCCAGCGGTGGCATGGCCGAGCTGCTGCGCCGGGCCGACGTGGCCATGTACCAGGCCAAACGGGCCGGGCAGAGGACCGCCACGTACGCCGCCACGCGGGACACCGCCGACCTGGGCCGCCTCACCCTCGGTGGCGACCTGCCACGTGCGGTCGCCGACCACGAGTTCGTCGTCAACTTCCAACCGATCGTCGACCTGGGCACCGGCGAGGTGACCAGCGCCGAGGCGCTGGCGCGCTGGCACCACCCCACCCACGGCATGATCGACCCGCTGCGCTTCCTGGAGGCCGTGGAGCGTTCCGGCCTGCTGCCGGCCTTCGCCGAGGCGATCCTCGACCAGGCGCTGATCGCCGCGGCCAGGTGGCGGGACGCCGGCTTCGACGTACCGGTAGCGGTGAACGTGTCGCCGCGCAGCCTCCTCGACGCGCGGTTCCCGGGCTCGGTGCTGGCCCGCCTGCGCGCTCACGAGCTACCACCGGACCGGCTGGTGCTGGAGTTGACCGAGACACTGACGCTCAGCCAACTCGACGTGGTCGACCGGGTGCTCGGCCGGCTACGCGACGAGGGTGTCCGACTGGCGTTGGACGACTTCGGCACCGGTTACTCGTCCCTCTCCCTGCTCTCCCGGATCCCGGTGCACGAGCTGAAGATCGACCGGAGTTTCGTCACGACGATGGACAGCTCGGCGGAGGCCGCCGCCGTCATCCGCTCCACCCTCGACCTGGGCCGCAGCCTCGACCTGGACGTGGTGGCCGAGGGGGTGGAGAGCGAGCCGCAGCGGCGGGCCCTGTGGGAGCTGGGCTGCGTCGCCGGCCAGGGGCACCTCTTCGCCCGGCCGATGCCGGCCGGCACTCTGCTCGCAGCGATGCAGCGGGGCTCGGGCGGCCGACCCGGTGCCCTGGCCGCACCCCTGCACGACGCCGGCGCGGTGATCAGGTTGAGTCAGAACCGTCGCCAGGGCGGCCGTTCCCGCACCGACCGCCTCCCGCACCTGCCCGCCTGA
- a CDS encoding AfsR/SARP family transcriptional regulator: protein MEIQLLGGLSVQLPARKLHLGTPKQQAVFAMLAVQPGQLVTLNDLVDELWPDGPPRSAVANVRTYAANLRRTFETFASGHGVIVRQQTGYRLTLGPESVDVFRFEMERSAGREALMAGHVDRAGELLRSAVARWRGAMLAGLPLGPVLGARVAAAEEERLLAVELLADVHLRSGRDDLAIPLMREVIARHPLREPAYALLMRALHERGDHAGALVVYDAQRSHDHTPRATPRSADPAEQRLSISYRPAR from the coding sequence GTGGAGATTCAACTTCTGGGCGGTCTCTCGGTGCAACTGCCCGCTCGCAAGCTGCACCTCGGCACGCCTAAACAGCAGGCTGTCTTCGCGATGCTCGCCGTACAACCTGGTCAACTGGTGACATTGAACGACCTGGTCGACGAGTTGTGGCCGGACGGTCCACCACGCTCCGCGGTCGCCAATGTGCGGACGTACGCCGCCAATCTGCGTCGGACCTTCGAGACTTTCGCCTCCGGTCACGGCGTCATCGTCAGGCAACAAACCGGCTACCGGCTCACGCTTGGACCGGAGTCCGTTGATGTATTCCGCTTCGAGATGGAGCGCAGTGCGGGCCGGGAAGCCCTAATGGCCGGCCACGTGGACCGCGCCGGAGAACTGTTGCGTTCCGCCGTGGCTCGCTGGCGCGGAGCAATGCTCGCCGGCCTGCCGCTCGGACCAGTTCTCGGCGCACGGGTCGCGGCGGCCGAGGAGGAACGCCTGCTGGCCGTGGAACTCCTTGCCGACGTACACCTGAGGTCGGGGCGGGACGACCTGGCCATTCCGTTGATGCGGGAGGTCATCGCGCGGCATCCCCTCCGGGAGCCGGCGTACGCCCTGCTGATGCGCGCGCTGCACGAGCGTGGGGATCACGCAGGCGCACTGGTCGTCTACGACGCGCAACGATCTCACGACCACACCCCGCGAGCGACGCCGCGAAGCGCTGACCCGGCCGAACAGCGCTTATCGATTTCTTATCGACCGGCCCGGTAA
- the moaC gene encoding cyclic pyranopterin monophosphate synthase MoaC translates to MTEPAQLSHVDRAGAARMVDVSAKAVTGRLAVAAGRLRTTPEVIDLLHRDGLPKGDALAVGRLAGIMGAKRTPDLIPLCHPIALHGVTVDLRLTADTVEITATARTADRTGVEMEALTAVAVAGLALVDMVKAVDPAASVEAVRVLRKEGGKTGEWVRPEDRP, encoded by the coding sequence GTGACCGAACCCGCGCAGCTCAGCCACGTCGACCGCGCCGGCGCGGCCCGCATGGTCGACGTCTCCGCCAAGGCGGTGACGGGCCGGTTGGCCGTCGCGGCCGGCCGTCTGCGGACCACGCCAGAGGTCATCGACCTGCTGCATCGCGACGGGTTGCCCAAGGGTGACGCGCTGGCGGTCGGTCGGCTGGCCGGCATCATGGGGGCGAAGCGCACGCCCGATCTGATCCCGCTGTGTCACCCGATCGCGCTGCACGGCGTCACTGTCGACCTCCGGTTGACCGCCGACACCGTGGAGATCACGGCCACGGCCCGCACCGCGGATCGCACCGGAGTGGAGATGGAGGCACTGACGGCGGTCGCCGTCGCCGGTCTCGCTCTGGTCGACATGGTCAAGGCGGTCGATCCGGCCGCCTCGGTGGAGGCGGTGCGGGTGCTGCGCAAGGAAGGCGGCAAGACCGGCGAGTGGGTTCGCCCGGAGGACCGGCCGTGA
- a CDS encoding MogA/MoaB family molybdenum cofactor biosynthesis protein, with amino-acid sequence MIRARVIVASNRASAGVYADTSGPLLVAGLRELGCQVDEPVVVPDGEPVGVALRAARADGVDVVVTSGGTGVTPSDRTPDVTRGLLDYEIPGIAEAIRAHSRDRVPTSVLSRGLAGVAGRMLVVNLPGSTGGARDGLAVLGPILGHTVDQLRGGDH; translated from the coding sequence GTGATCCGGGCCCGGGTGATCGTGGCATCGAACCGAGCCTCGGCCGGCGTCTACGCCGACACCAGCGGGCCGCTGCTCGTCGCGGGCCTGCGCGAGTTGGGGTGCCAGGTCGACGAGCCGGTGGTGGTGCCCGACGGGGAGCCGGTCGGCGTCGCCCTGCGGGCCGCCCGAGCCGACGGTGTCGACGTGGTGGTGACCAGCGGTGGCACCGGGGTGACCCCGTCGGATCGGACGCCGGACGTGACCCGCGGTCTGCTGGATTACGAGATTCCCGGCATCGCCGAGGCGATCCGCGCGCACAGCCGCGACCGGGTGCCCACGTCGGTGCTGTCCCGAGGGCTGGCCGGGGTAGCCGGCCGGATGCTGGTGGTCAACCTGCCCGGCTCGACCGGCGGGGCCCGGGACGGCTTGGCCGTGCTCGGGCCGATCCTCGGGCACACCGTCGACCAGTTACGCGGCGGAGACCACTGA
- a CDS encoding molybdopterin molybdotransferase MoeA, with product MSTETAPTADRVAAPPPAGWEEARSRVYAVGLAAALPAVARPLADIDGSTLAEPLTTRTDLPAFPTSSVDGWAVRGAGPWRVVGRVLAGSTPAPLTEADTTVEIATGAMVPEGATAVLRVEESTTADGLVRGTPRETPEWRQPGEEAYAGEELLPAGTPVDPAVIGLAASCGHDTLRVRRAPRAALLVFGDELLTAGPPAAGRVRDALGPAVPAWLRRYGCQVRQSDVVGPVADTLPAHVAALRSALASADLVCTTGGTMNGPVDHLHPTLEALGADYVVNTVAVRPGFPMLLARLADPDGRIRFVAGLPGNPQSAIVALVSLVAPLLAGLQGRSMPVLPQATLAEAVPGRGDHTHLALVRLDRAAGTASPVRHVGSAMLRGLAGADGFAVIRPGTRGEPGDRVPIVPLPLLPGERAS from the coding sequence GTGAGCACGGAAACCGCACCCACAGCGGATCGGGTCGCCGCACCCCCGCCGGCTGGCTGGGAGGAAGCGCGGTCGCGGGTCTACGCGGTCGGTCTCGCCGCCGCCCTGCCCGCCGTCGCCCGACCACTGGCCGACATCGACGGGTCCACCCTGGCCGAGCCGTTGACCACCCGCACCGACCTTCCGGCCTTTCCGACGTCCAGCGTCGACGGCTGGGCGGTGCGGGGCGCCGGCCCGTGGCGGGTCGTCGGTCGCGTGCTGGCGGGCAGCACCCCGGCGCCGCTCACCGAGGCCGACACCACAGTCGAGATCGCGACCGGAGCCATGGTGCCCGAGGGTGCCACAGCGGTTCTGCGCGTCGAGGAGTCCACGACCGCCGACGGCCTGGTGCGCGGCACTCCCCGGGAGACGCCGGAGTGGCGGCAGCCCGGTGAGGAGGCGTACGCCGGTGAGGAGTTGTTGCCGGCCGGCACGCCGGTCGACCCGGCGGTGATCGGTCTGGCGGCCTCCTGCGGGCACGACACGCTGCGGGTCCGGCGGGCACCGCGCGCCGCCCTCCTGGTCTTCGGCGACGAGCTGTTGACCGCTGGGCCGCCCGCGGCCGGTCGTGTCCGGGACGCGTTGGGTCCGGCGGTGCCCGCGTGGCTACGGCGCTACGGCTGCCAGGTCCGACAGTCGGACGTGGTGGGCCCGGTGGCCGATACCCTGCCCGCGCACGTGGCGGCCCTGCGGTCGGCATTGGCCAGCGCCGACCTGGTGTGCACCACCGGCGGCACGATGAACGGCCCGGTCGACCACCTGCACCCGACCCTGGAGGCGCTCGGCGCCGACTACGTGGTCAACACCGTCGCGGTCCGGCCGGGCTTCCCGATGTTGCTGGCCCGGCTGGCCGACCCCGACGGGCGGATCAGGTTCGTGGCCGGGCTGCCGGGCAACCCACAGTCCGCCATCGTCGCGCTGGTGTCGCTGGTCGCCCCGCTGCTCGCCGGCCTCCAGGGGCGCTCGATGCCCGTGCTGCCGCAGGCCACGCTGGCCGAGGCGGTGCCCGGCCGTGGTGATCACACCCATCTGGCGCTGGTGCGTCTGGACCGGGCCGCGGGCACCGCGTCTCCGGTGCGACACGTCGGGTCGGCGATGCTTCGTGGCCTGGCCGGCGCGGACGGCTTCGCCGTCATCCGGCCCGGCACCAGAGGCGAGCCGGGTGACCGTGTGCCGATCGTGCCGCTGCCGTTGCTGCCCGGGGAGCGTGCGTCATGA
- a CDS encoding molybdenum cofactor biosynthesis protein MoaE produces MTAPAITFGEVTDQPLDLATHEAAVADRRAGAVVSFQGVVRDHDHGRQVTSLEYEGHPSAAQVLREVAAEIAAEPDVYAVAVSHRVGPLEIGDVALVAAVSTAHRAAAFAACARLVDEVKARLPIWKRQVFTDGTEEWVNCP; encoded by the coding sequence ATGACCGCGCCGGCGATCACCTTCGGTGAGGTCACCGACCAGCCGCTCGACCTTGCCACGCACGAGGCGGCGGTCGCCGACCGGCGGGCCGGCGCTGTGGTGTCCTTCCAGGGCGTGGTCCGCGACCACGACCACGGGCGCCAGGTCACCAGCCTGGAATACGAGGGACACCCGAGCGCCGCTCAGGTGCTGCGCGAGGTGGCCGCCGAGATCGCCGCGGAACCCGACGTTTACGCGGTGGCCGTCTCGCACCGGGTCGGCCCACTGGAGATCGGTGACGTGGCGCTTGTCGCCGCGGTGAGCACCGCGCACCGGGCGGCGGCCTTCGCCGCCTGCGCCCGGCTGGTCGACGAGGTCAAGGCGCGCCTGCCGATCTGGAAACGGCAGGTCTTCACCGACGGCACCGAGGAGTGGGTCAACTGCCCCTGA
- a CDS encoding glycosyltransferase 87 family protein, which translates to MPTAVGRRADRLAPIQRVTRGIDRRNVVRGAIVAAVAYAAWLAIGTFGRPYNFFDMKIYHGAVVWWASGHELYEFIAPGTTLGFTYPPFAGLVMLPMAQLPIGMAGMVNAAASIAALALVLAGLLRPIVDRLAWPLWFTVALAVPLAVAIEPARETLGYGQVNILLFALIMADLIGLRWRSRRGTHYAATDGPLLRFVYGGAWAGAGIGLATAVKLTPALFIAYLLITRQWRVAATAIGTTIGVTVASFAIVGDESRTYFGSVLWQTERVGAADMTPNQSLAGLLARLYDSIETPGLLWFAFSVLILALGLSRAASSRADGDELTAFTLVGLTANVISPISWTHHLVWVIPAIIVLADAAVRRREASRTMPQRTGQGPVFGGLPGVNGLRSPIWYPTLTGLRHGAAAIGLYLLFLISPIWPYEHQLPEMSHYQDGLFGALMENSLAVALIVLVAALPWRPGAEPAFYGDRLARAAVLGSRR; encoded by the coding sequence ATGCCGACGGCTGTCGGTAGACGGGCGGACCGCCTCGCCCCAATCCAACGCGTGACGCGCGGGATCGATCGCAGGAACGTCGTACGGGGCGCCATCGTGGCCGCCGTCGCCTACGCCGCATGGCTCGCCATCGGCACCTTCGGGCGGCCGTACAACTTCTTCGATATGAAGATCTACCACGGTGCCGTGGTGTGGTGGGCGAGCGGACACGAGCTCTATGAGTTCATCGCGCCCGGGACCACGCTGGGCTTCACCTACCCGCCGTTCGCCGGCCTGGTCATGTTGCCGATGGCGCAGTTGCCGATCGGCATGGCGGGCATGGTCAACGCCGCCGCCAGCATCGCCGCGTTGGCGCTGGTCCTAGCCGGGTTGCTGCGCCCCATCGTGGACCGGTTGGCGTGGCCACTGTGGTTCACGGTGGCCCTGGCGGTGCCGCTCGCGGTCGCCATCGAACCGGCTCGGGAAACCCTCGGCTACGGCCAGGTCAACATCCTGCTGTTCGCCCTGATCATGGCGGATCTGATCGGCCTCCGCTGGCGCTCCCGCCGAGGCACCCACTACGCCGCCACCGACGGCCCGCTGCTGCGCTTCGTCTACGGCGGAGCCTGGGCCGGCGCCGGCATCGGCTTGGCCACCGCGGTCAAGCTCACCCCGGCACTGTTCATCGCGTACCTGCTCATCACCCGCCAGTGGCGGGTGGCGGCCACCGCCATCGGCACCACGATCGGCGTGACGGTGGCGAGCTTCGCGATCGTCGGCGACGAGTCACGGACGTACTTCGGCAGCGTGCTCTGGCAGACCGAACGGGTCGGCGCGGCGGACATGACGCCCAACCAGTCACTCGCCGGCCTGCTCGCCCGGCTGTACGACTCGATCGAGACCCCCGGGCTGCTCTGGTTCGCCTTCTCGGTGCTGATCCTGGCGCTGGGGCTGTCCCGCGCGGCCAGTTCCCGTGCCGACGGTGACGAGCTGACCGCGTTTACGCTCGTCGGTCTGACCGCGAACGTGATCAGCCCGATCTCCTGGACGCATCACCTGGTCTGGGTGATCCCGGCGATCATCGTGCTGGCCGACGCCGCCGTGCGCCGCCGGGAGGCGAGTCGCACGATGCCGCAGCGCACCGGCCAGGGGCCCGTGTTCGGCGGACTGCCCGGGGTCAACGGGCTCCGCTCGCCGATCTGGTATCCCACCCTCACCGGCCTCCGTCACGGCGCTGCCGCGATCGGGCTCTACCTGCTGTTCCTGATCTCCCCGATCTGGCCGTACGAGCACCAGCTGCCGGAGATGTCGCACTACCAGGACGGTCTCTTCGGGGCCCTGATGGAGAACTCGCTCGCTGTCGCGTTGATCGTGCTGGTCGCCGCGCTGCCCTGGCGGCCCGGTGCCGAGCCCGCGTTCTACGGTGACCGGCTCGCCAGGGCGGCGGTACTCGGCAGCCGTCGGTGA
- a CDS encoding DoxX family protein: MTPVRSLARAMLSGIFVVQGYRNFRDPGRLAVAAQPVTEKVAPLLKKAHPSFPTETEALIRLNAAVQVGAGLMLATGRFSRPAALVLAGTLVPVTVAGHPFWKNDDPTARNNNQIHAMKNLGILGGLLLAAADTGGKPGLRWRTGHRIGHSRRSVQRAVRTARREARIAVRSASTARRLPG; this comes from the coding sequence ATGACGCCCGTACGCTCCCTCGCCCGAGCCATGCTGAGCGGCATCTTCGTGGTCCAGGGTTACCGCAACTTCCGCGACCCGGGCCGGCTCGCGGTGGCCGCCCAGCCGGTGACCGAGAAGGTCGCACCGCTTCTGAAGAAGGCTCACCCGAGCTTTCCCACCGAGACGGAGGCGTTGATCCGACTCAACGCCGCGGTGCAGGTCGGTGCCGGGTTGATGCTCGCCACCGGCCGCTTCAGTCGACCTGCCGCTCTGGTCCTCGCCGGCACGTTGGTGCCGGTCACCGTCGCCGGGCATCCCTTCTGGAAGAACGACGACCCGACCGCCAGGAACAACAACCAGATCCACGCCATGAAGAACCTGGGCATCCTCGGCGGTCTCCTGCTGGCCGCTGCCGACACCGGCGGCAAGCCCGGTCTGCGGTGGCGGACGGGTCACCGCATCGGCCACTCTCGACGTTCCGTGCAACGCGCCGTCCGTACGGCCCGACGTGAGGCCCGGATCGCCGTCCGGTCCGCATCGACCGCGCGCCGACTCCCCGGCTGA
- a CDS encoding GNAT family N-acetyltransferase, producing MTTLRLRPEDPADAGSVRRVLRAAFARPDVATPPEVSLVDELRGTAAWLPELAMVAEYGGEVVGYALLTRVRVRPERGADVPVLALGPVAVAPHRQRVGHGTSVVQAALDASTELGERLVVVLGDPAFYRRFGFGPAAELGLTGPWAGLGEPWQALVLPPSTSEEGPPPRGEVLFPAPWSKV from the coding sequence GTGACCACGCTGCGGCTACGCCCCGAGGACCCGGCCGACGCCGGCTCGGTACGCCGCGTTCTGCGCGCTGCCTTCGCCCGTCCGGACGTGGCGACACCGCCGGAGGTGAGCCTCGTCGACGAGCTGCGCGGCACCGCCGCCTGGCTGCCGGAGCTGGCCATGGTCGCGGAGTACGGCGGTGAGGTGGTCGGTTACGCGCTGCTCACCCGGGTGCGTGTGCGGCCGGAGCGGGGTGCGGACGTTCCCGTCCTGGCACTCGGTCCGGTTGCGGTGGCACCGCACCGGCAGCGCGTCGGGCACGGCACGTCGGTCGTGCAGGCCGCGTTGGACGCCTCCACCGAGTTGGGTGAGCGGCTGGTCGTGGTGCTCGGCGACCCGGCGTTCTACCGCCGGTTCGGCTTCGGCCCGGCGGCGGAGCTGGGCCTGACCGGGCCGTGGGCTGGTCTCGGTGAGCCGTGGCAGGCGTTGGTGCTGCCACCGTCCACCAGCGAGGAGGGCCCCCCACCCCGCGGTGAGGTGCTCTTTCCGGCGCCCTGGTCCAAGGTCTGA
- a CDS encoding ATP-binding protein: MDPVRNPYAPGAGQRPPELAGRGRELDVFDIVLERIARGRPERSLMLTGLRGVGKTVLLNTLRSQAINHLWGSGKIEARPDQSLRRPVAAALHMAVRELAPRHRAPDRIDTFLGVLKAFAQRSAPTGRAGAAPKLRDRWQPGIDVPAASGRADSGDIEIDLVELLSDAAAVASDVGTGIAVFIDEMQDLGPEDVSALCAACHELSQLGAPLIVVGAGLPHLPAVLSAAKSYSERLFRYQRIDRLDRIAADQALCAPAEREEVEYEQKALDLLYEKSGGYPYFVQAYGKATWDHAPRSPITAADVRVAAPEAEAELAVGFFGSRFERATPAEREYMRAMATLSAVEGDASAVVRDDMDAAVPTAEIARALGRKPASLSPARDALIKKGLIYSGERGTVAFTVPHFGRYLRTQPA, from the coding sequence GTGGATCCGGTCCGCAACCCGTACGCGCCGGGCGCCGGCCAGCGTCCGCCCGAGCTCGCCGGGCGGGGGCGGGAGCTGGACGTCTTCGACATCGTGCTGGAACGCATCGCACGGGGTCGCCCCGAGCGCAGCCTGATGCTCACCGGGCTGCGGGGCGTCGGCAAGACGGTCCTGCTCAACACCCTCCGGTCCCAGGCCATCAACCATCTCTGGGGCAGCGGCAAGATCGAGGCGCGGCCGGACCAGTCGTTGCGTCGCCCGGTCGCCGCCGCCCTGCACATGGCCGTCCGGGAGCTCGCCCCCCGACACCGGGCACCGGACCGGATCGACACCTTCCTCGGCGTCCTCAAGGCGTTCGCCCAACGCTCCGCCCCGACCGGCCGGGCCGGCGCCGCCCCGAAACTGCGCGACCGGTGGCAGCCCGGCATCGACGTGCCGGCGGCCAGCGGCCGGGCCGACTCCGGCGACATCGAGATCGACCTGGTCGAGCTGCTCAGTGACGCCGCCGCCGTGGCCAGTGACGTGGGCACCGGCATCGCCGTCTTCATCGACGAGATGCAGGACCTGGGCCCGGAGGACGTGTCGGCGCTCTGCGCCGCCTGCCACGAGCTGTCCCAGCTCGGCGCACCCCTGATCGTGGTCGGCGCCGGCCTACCGCACCTGCCGGCGGTGCTCAGCGCCGCCAAGTCGTACTCCGAGCGGTTGTTCCGCTACCAGCGCATCGACCGGCTCGACCGGATCGCCGCCGACCAGGCGCTCTGCGCGCCGGCCGAGCGCGAGGAGGTCGAGTACGAACAGAAGGCGCTCGACCTGCTCTACGAGAAGTCCGGCGGCTATCCGTACTTCGTCCAGGCGTACGGCAAGGCGACCTGGGATCACGCGCCGCGCTCGCCGATCACCGCCGCCGACGTGCGGGTCGCCGCACCGGAGGCGGAGGCGGAACTGGCGGTCGGGTTCTTCGGCTCCCGATTCGAGCGGGCCACGCCCGCCGAGCGCGAATACATGCGGGCGATGGCCACGTTGTCCGCTGTCGAGGGCGACGCTTCAGCGGTGGTCCGCGACGACATGGACGCCGCGGTGCCCACCGCCGAGATCGCCCGGGCACTCGGCCGCAAGCCCGCCAGCCTGTCCCCGGCCCGCGACGCGCTCATCAAGAAGGGGCTGATCTACTCCGGTGAGCGGGGCACTGTCGCCTTCACGGTGCCGCACTTCGGCCGGTACCTACGCACCCAACCGGCCTGA
- a CDS encoding LppU/SCO3897 family protein, which translates to MPPGAPVKTNGRKIALIIALVVLLLLCPCLGLAGWAIWRVADATKDVEPKPSVSMPVRPPVLPSAAPTPALPSPPDPDEEFARGDCVVNEGTEDDAELRKVPCGPNTYQVLLRIPATTDGDRCETLAPQATANYVHDNSIDLFDYVLCLKKR; encoded by the coding sequence ATGCCGCCCGGCGCTCCGGTGAAGACCAACGGCCGCAAGATCGCCCTCATCATCGCGCTGGTGGTGCTGCTCCTGCTCTGCCCGTGCCTCGGCCTGGCCGGCTGGGCGATCTGGAGAGTGGCGGACGCCACCAAGGACGTCGAGCCCAAGCCGTCGGTGAGCATGCCGGTGCGTCCGCCCGTCCTGCCCAGCGCGGCACCGACGCCGGCCCTGCCGAGCCCTCCCGACCCGGACGAGGAGTTCGCCCGGGGCGACTGCGTGGTGAACGAGGGCACCGAGGACGACGCGGAGCTGCGCAAGGTGCCGTGTGGCCCGAACACGTACCAGGTGCTGTTGCGGATCCCGGCGACCACCGACGGGGACCGGTGCGAGACGCTCGCGCCGCAGGCGACAGCGAACTATGTGCACGACAACTCGATCGACCTGTTCGACTACGTCCTCTGCCTGAAGAAACGCTAG